The Gordonia terrae genome contains the following window.
GCCCGCCTGTGCTCCCGGCGGTCAGATGCTGACCCGGCTCATCCGCACGTACCTCGTGCGGTACCGCGTCAACGTCGTGCTCGTCATCGTCCTGCAGCTGCTCGCCACCACCGCGATGCTGTACCTGCCGAGCCTGAACGCCGACATCATCGACAACGGCGTCACCCGCGGGGACACCGGCTACATCCTGCGGATCGGCGGATGGATGCTGCTGGTGAGCGTCGCGCAGATCATCGTCACGGTCACCGCCCAGTTCTTCGGCTCCCGCGCCGCGCTGGGGGTCGGACGCGACATCCGCGGCGATCTGCTGCACCGGGTGAACTCCTTCTCCGCGCGCGAGGTCGGCACCTTCGGCGCGCCGTCGCTGATCACCCGCACCACCAACGATGTCCAGCAGGTGCAGATGCTCATCGTCATGAGCAGCGCCATCCTCGTGATGGCCCCGATCATGTGCATCGGCGGCATCATCATGGGTGTCCGCGAGGCACCCGCACTGTCGTGGGTCATCGCCATCGCAGTGCCTGTCCTCGGAGTCTCGATGGGGGCCATCATCGCGAAGATGATCCCCGGTTTCCGGGCCATGCAGGAACGCATCGACAACGTCAACCGCGTTCTGCGCGAGCAGATCACCGGCATCCGGGTCGTGCGGGCGTTCGTGCGGGAGGACTACGAACGCAAGCGGTTCGCGGTTGCCAACGACGATCTCGCCGACGCGACCCTGCACGTCGGCCGGCTGATGGCCCTGATGTTCCCGGTTGTCATGGTGATCACCAACGTCACCATCGTCGCCGTCATCTGGTTCGGCGGTCACGCGGTCTCCGACGGCTCGCTCGAGATCGGCGCGCTCACCGCGGTGATGAGCTACGTCATGCAGATCCTGATGTCGGTGATGATGGCGTCGTTCCTGGCGATGATGGCGCCGCGCGCCGCGGTCTGCGCCGAGCGCATCTCCGAGGTCCTGGCCACCGACACCTCGGTCCATCCGCCGAGTGAGCCGATCGGCTTCGCCACCCATCCCGGCACCGTGGAGTTCGACGCCGCCGAGTTCCGGTACCCGGGCGCCGACGACCCGGTGTTGAGCGACATCGATTTTCGCGTCGAGCCGGGCACGACGACCGCGATCGTCGGGTCGACCGGCTCGGGCAAGACGACGCTCATCGGGCTGGTCCCGCGACTCATCGACACCACGGCCGGCGCGGTCCGGGTCGGCGGCACCGACGTGAAGCGGCTCGACCCCGACGAACTGCGATCGGTCGTCGGGCTGGTCCCCCAGCGGCCGTACCTGTTCTCCGGAACCGTCCGCTCGAACCTGCTGCACGGCAAGGCCGACGCCACCGACGACGAGATCTGGGAGGCGCTGCGCATCGCGCAGGCCGAGGATTTCGTGTCGGCGATGCCCGACGGTCTCGACACCAAGGTGTCCCAGGGCGGCACGACCGTCTCCGGCGGGCAGCGCCAGCGCCTGGCCATCGCGCGGGCCCTCATCCGGCGGCCGGCCATCTATCTCTTCGACGACTCGTTCTCCGCCCTCGACCTCACCACGGATGCGCGCCTGCGCGCCGCCTTGCGTCCCGCCACCCGCGACGCGGCGGTGATCGTGGTGGCCCAACGCATCTCGACCATCGTCGACGCCGAACAGATCGTCGTCCTCGACCGCGGCCGGATCGTCGGTCTCGGCACACACGACGAACTGCGTCAGTCGTGCCCGACCTATGCCGAGATCGTCGAATCGCAGATGGCGATGGAGGAGCGCGCATGACCCGGCCCGGTGGTCCGCCGATGGCGGCCGGACCCGAATCCAAACCCCGGTCGTTCTGGCCCTCGATCAAACGCGTTGTCGCACAACTGGCCTCCTATCGCCTGTTGATGACGATCACGCTCGTGTCGCTGGTGGGTTCGGTCGTGCTCATCGCGATCGCGCCCCGCGTGCTGGGGTATGCCACCGACCTCGTCTTCGACGGCGTCATCGGCCGCACCCTGCCCGACGGTCTCACCAAGGAACAAGCCGTCGCCGGTCTCCGGGAGAGCGGCGACGACACCTTCGCCGACATGGTGTCGTCCATGAACGTGACACCCGGCGTCGGAGTGGATTTCGGCGCTGTCGGGCGCGTGCTGCTCATCACCCTGGCGCTCTACGTCGTCTCGTCACTGCTCGCGTGGCTGGCCGCCTATCTGCTGAACATCGTCGTCGTCGGCACCATCCGCCGACTCCGCGACGACGTCGAGGCCAAGGTGCATCGCCTACCGCTGCGCTATTACGACACGATGCCGCGCGGCGAGCTGTTGAGCCGGGTCACCAACGATCTCGACAACCTGTCGCAGAGCATGCAGCAGACCATCTCCCAGTTCGCGAACTCGGTCCTGACGGTGATCGCGCTGCTGGTCATGATGATCTGGATCTCGCCGCTGCTGGCGCTCATCGCGGTGGCCACGGTGCCGTTGGCGATCATCGCGACCGGGATCATCGCCAAACGGTCGAAACCGCATTTCTCGGCGCAGTGGTCCTCGACCGGTGCTCTCAACGCTCAGGTCGAGGAGGCCTTCACCGGTCACGAGCTGGTCACCGCCTTCGGCCGGCAGCGCGAGATCGAGGCGACCTTCGACGAACGCAACCAGAAGCTGTACGAGTCGAGTTGGCGTGCGCAGTTCATCTCCGGCGTCATCATGCCGACGATCATGTTCCTGGGAAACCTGAACTACGTCGCGGTCGCGGTCGTCGGTGGACTACGCGTGGCGTCGGGTTCCCTGAGTCTCGGTGAGGTGCAGGCGTTCATCCAGTACTCGCGCCAGTTCACCCAACCGCTGACGCAGATCGGTTCGATGATCAACCTCATGCAGAGCGGTGTCGCCTCTGCCGAGCGGATCTTCGACATCCTCGATGCCGACGAGCAATCGCCCGACGCCGCGAAGCCGAAGACGCCCGCCGACGACAAGGGGCTCATCGAGTTCGACGACGTCTCCTTCCGGTACGTCGAGGACAAGCCACTCATCGAGAACCTCAGCCTGGTGGCCCGGCCGGGCCACATGGTCGCGATCGTCGGTCCGACCGGTGCGGGCAAGACCACCCTGGTCAACCTGATCATGCGGTTCTACGACGTCGACTCCGGGGTCATCCGGGTCGATGGTGTCGACTCGACCGAGATGACACGGGACGACCTGCGCGAACGCACCGGCATGGTGCTGCAGGACTCGTGGCTTTTCGGCGGCACCATCTACGACAACATCGCCTACGGCGACCCCACCGCCTCTCGCGACGAAGTGATGGACGCGGCCCGGATGAGTCACGTGCACCACTTCGTGCGGACCCTCCCCGATGGTTACGACACGGTTCTCGACGACGAGGGTGGCGGGGTGAGCGCCGGTGAGCGGCAGCTCATCACGATCGCACGGGCGTTCCTCGCCCGCCCCACGATCCTGATCCTCGACGAGGCGACGAGCTCGGTCGACACCCGCACCGAGCTGCTCATCCAGAAGGCGATGGCGAACCTGCGGTCGGACCGCACGAGTTTCGTCATCGCCCACCGGTTGTCGACGGTGCGCGACGCCGACGTCATCGTCGTCATGGAGGACGGGCACATCGTCGAGCAGGGCAGCCACGACGAACTGCTCGCCGCCCGCGGCGCGTACTGCCGGCTCTACGAGAGCCAGTTCACCGGCGCGATCGAGGCCAGCTGAGCGACGACCCCATCTCACCAGGACCCTTCGTGACGCTCGCAAGCTCGCTCCTCAGGGAGCACAAGAAGCGCGTCCCACCACCGCTCCCGAAAGAACCCGCAAAACCCCTGCTCCCTGAGGTGCGAGGAGCGTAAGCGACGAGCCACGAAGGGCCTGGTGAGACACCTTGCCAGCCCCTTCGTGGCTCGCTTCGCTCGCACCTCAGGGAGCAGAAATAGCGGCCGGAGCTTGCGGAGGGCGCGATCAACCCCCGCTCCCTGAGGAGCGCCCGGAGCTTGCGGAGGGCGCGTCACGAAGGGCGTTCGTTACGTCCCGCCCGCTCGACGATGGTGGCGATGCGTTTCGTCTTGGTCTCGGGTCGTTTCGCGAGAGCCAGCTGCGACAGCCCGAACTTCCGCACGCTCGGCGGGAAGGCGTCCCAGTTGGCGCGCGCAACCGGGTTGGCGTCGAGTGCAGCCGCGAGCTCCGGGGACTCGATCAGCGCTTCGGCGTCGTCGAACATCGTCCAGAGGCCGCGGGCCTGGGCGTCCTCGATCACGGCTTGCCCCGCGGGCTGAATCCGACCGGCGGCCGCGAGGTCGGCGACACGTGCCTTGTTCGACGCCGACCATCCGCTGTTGCGTCCGCGCCGGGTGAACCACATGCCGCGGCGGCGGTCGTCGATGACGCGGGTGTGGCCGTCGATCCAGCCCCAGCACAGCGCCTCGCGAACGCACTCGTCGTAGTCGATCGGTTCCCGGCCCGATCCCTTGCGCCAGAACACCAGCCACACGCCGCCGGATGAGTCGTGGTTGTCCTGCAACCACTCTCGCCATGCCTCGATCGTGTCCACGGCGAGCTTCGGCGCATCGGGGTCGGCCATGCGTTCACCCTAATCAGCCGGGCCTCGTCTCGGTACAGTTGAGCCGTGAACGAGATCGTCAGCTTCGCGACGGACAACTGGTGGCTGATCTTCCCCATCGGCGCTGTCGTCGGCGGGTGGGCGGGGTCGATCGGCAAGTACAACGAGAAGCGGCGCAAGGACAAGATCGAGCTCGCCCGGATCAAGGCGAACGCGCAGACCGAACAGCTCAAACTCACGACGACGTCAGCCGACCAGCTGCGCCGGACCCTCCGCCAGCACGACTCGCTGAACGAGAAGTGGTTCGGTTACGAGCTCGATCTCGCGACGCTCATCGAGTACCCGATGATGACCGACATGCGTGAACCGCTGACCCTCGCGTTCCACCGCGCCCGGGTCCGCGCCGACGATCTGCGACCCGAGCCGGGCGCCCAGGCGCCGCTGCCCGATTCGATGTCCCCGGCAGACTTCGCCGAGTACCGCGACGCCGTGGGCGAATACGCCGCGGCATTCGACGCAGCCGAACGAGAGTCCCGGCGGCGCAGGCAAACCGACTTCTCACCGGTCGAACGCGAAGCCCTGGACCGGGCGCGCAAGCTGATCGGCGTGGCCGCCGACTCCGCGGCCACACCCGCAGAGCGGCAGGCGGCCTACAAGAAGGCCCGGGCCGAGCTCGAGGGCATCATCGACGTTCCGCAGGTGGCCGCGGCGCAGCTCGAACGGCAGATCGCCGGCGCCCTCGAGCGGGGCTCGGAGTGATCAGAGGTCCGGGATCGGCAGGTCCAGGTTCGGCGAGATGATCCCGCCGTCGACCTCGAGGATCTTGCCGGTGACGTACGCGCCGGCCGGGGACGCCAGGTAGAGGGCGGCCGCGGCGATGTCCTCCGGATCGCCGAGTCGGTGCAGCGGAGTCGATGTCTCGACTGCGGTACGCATTCCGTCGTCGCCCGCGACGATCTCCAGCGCCGATGTCAGGATGGCGCCCGGTGCGATGCCGTTGACCCGGATCTTCGGATTCAGATCCATCGCCGCGATGCGCGTGTAATGCGCGAGAGCAGCTTTCGCGGTGCCGTAGGCGGCGTAGGCACGTCCGGGCAGGCGGCCCACCGCCGACGTGATGTTGATGATCGAACCCCGGCCGCTGGTCGCGAGGATCTGCTTGGAACCGGCGACGACCAATGCGTGCGCGTTACCGACATTGAAGTCGAAGGCATCTCGCAGGTGCTTGGGGCTGGTGTCGAACAGAGGCCGGGGCATCGCCCCGCCGACGTTGTTCACCACGGTGTCGAGCCGCCCGAACTCGTCGACCGCGGTCTGCGCGAGCGCCGCCGCCGCATCGGGGTCGCCGAGGTCCACGGCGACGGTGCGCGCGCGTCGGCCCGCCGCGCGGACCCGTTCGGCGACCTGCTCGAGGTCGGACTCACTGCGGGCCGCGATCACCACGTCGCCGCCGGCCTCGGCGAAGGCGACCGCGATCGCCGCCCCGAGCCCCCGGCTCGCGCCGGTCACGATGGCCACCTGGTCGTCTATCCGGAATCTGTCGAGAATCACCCGTCGACCATGCCACGCCGGAACCGAAAACGAGAACGTGTTCTAGAAATCGGCCGGAAACAGCAGGTAGTTATCTCAGTAGTCGCGGCCGGCGGACACCACGGAGAGCAGTTCCTCGCCCGCGGCGAACCTGCGGAGGTTCTCGGCGACCCACGGTGCGAGCTCGCGCGTCAGTCCCGACGCCGGGTTGGCGACATGCGGGGTGATGATCACGTTCGGCAGGGACCAGAGCGGATGGTCGTCGGCGGGCGGTTCCGGATCGGTCACGTCGAGGGCCGCGCCCGCGATCTGGCCGTCGGCCAGCGCCCGGTACAGAGCTTCCTCGTCGACGAGCGGGCCGCGCGCGATGTTGACCACCCACGCATGGTCGGGCAGCGCCGCGAGGCTCTCGGCGTTGATCATGTGCCGGGTCTCGGGCGTCGCCGGCGCCGCCAGCACCACGTGGTCGATGGTTCCCCACAGCTCGTCCAACTCGTCGGACCGTCGGATCTCGTGCGCACCGGGCACATCGCGGCCCGATCGGTTCACCGCGACGACGCGGGCACCGCACGCCCGGAGACGTGGGGCGAGGGAGGCACCGATCCCGCCGGCACCGACGATGGCGACGGTGGCGCCGTGCAGCGACCGGACCGCGGTGTCGATCCGTTCCTTGTCCCAGTGCCGGAGGACGGCGGTGTTGATCTGCCGGAGTCCTGCGAGGAGCAGCGCCAGCGCGTGCTCGGCGACGTTCTCGGCATAGAAGCCCGACGCGTTGGTCCAGAGCCGGCGGTCGTCGAGGATGTCGGCGGCCACGAAATCCTCGATGCCCGCGGTCTTGAGGGCCACCCATTCGACGGTGTCGGGCAGTTGCGGGAAGTCCGCGGGCGGCCCGATCCACACCAGCACCCGGGCGTCGTCGAGGCCGACGATCTGTCCGCCCGCGCCCTCGATCGCCGCGACCAGGTGCTCGTCGCGGACGGGTTCGAGGGCGACGGCCACCGGGGTCATCGGGAGACCGATCGGGCCGCGGTGGTCGCCAGTTCGTCGGCGATCTCGTTGAAGTGGTCGCCGGCGTGCCCCTTCACCCAGCGCCACTCCACCTGATGCCGTTTCTCCTCCTCGACCAGACGACGCCACAGATCCGCGTTCTTGACCGGCTTGCGATCCTTCGTCTTCCATCCGTTGGCCTGCCAGCCGTTGACCCACTTCATGATCCCGTTGCGGACGTAGGTCGAGTCGGTGTAAATGATGACGGTCGACGGCCTGGTCAGCGCCGCGAGACCCTCGATGGCGGCGGTGAGTTCCATCTTGTTGTTCGTCGTGTCGGGTTCCGACCCGGAGATCCGCTTCTCGGTGCCCTTGTATCGGAGCACCGCGCCCCATCCGCCCGGGCCCGGGTTCCCCAGGCAGGCACCGTCGGTCGAGATCTCGACGACGGCCGAGCCCGCTTCCGGGTCTGCGGAGGAGTCGTCGGTTGTCGGGTTCGCGGAATCTGTCACGCACGGAAGCCTACGGCAGCTGCGATGCCCGGCAGCAGACTCACCGCTAGGGTGGACTCATGGCTGTGTGGGACCCGACACGCTATCTGCAATTCGCCGACGATCGCGCGCGGCCGTTTCTCGACCTCATCGCGCAGATCCCGACCAACCCGCTGTCGGTGGTCGACCTGGGGTGCGGACCGGGCCACCTGACCAAGCACCTGCGTGCGCTCTGGCCCGCGGCCGAGATCCTGGGCATCGACGACTCGGCGGAGATGGTCGACCGGGCCATCCGGGACAACACCGACCCGCACGCCAACTACGACGCCGTCGACGTCTCGCAGTGGACGCCCCACCGGCCGGTCGACCTGATGCTCTCCAACGCGATGTTCCAGTGGGTGCCCGACCACCTCGACGTCATCGACGGTCTGCTCGGTCACCTGACCGATGGCGGCGCCTTCGCCCTGCAGGTGCCGAACAACACCGACTCGCCGACCCACGCGGCGCTCGCCGAGCTCGCCTCGACCGAGCCCTACGTCGGGGCCTTCGGCGACCTCCGGGCGCTCCCCCGGCTCGACGCCGAGATGTATCTCGACTTCTTCGCCGAGCGCGATTACCTCGTCAACGCGTGGGAGACGACCTACTTTCACGTGCTCGACGGCCAGGACCCGGTGTTCGACTG
Protein-coding sequences here:
- a CDS encoding ABC transporter ATP-binding protein, which codes for MLTRLIRTYLVRYRVNVVLVIVLQLLATTAMLYLPSLNADIIDNGVTRGDTGYILRIGGWMLLVSVAQIIVTVTAQFFGSRAALGVGRDIRGDLLHRVNSFSAREVGTFGAPSLITRTTNDVQQVQMLIVMSSAILVMAPIMCIGGIIMGVREAPALSWVIAIAVPVLGVSMGAIIAKMIPGFRAMQERIDNVNRVLREQITGIRVVRAFVREDYERKRFAVANDDLADATLHVGRLMALMFPVVMVITNVTIVAVIWFGGHAVSDGSLEIGALTAVMSYVMQILMSVMMASFLAMMAPRAAVCAERISEVLATDTSVHPPSEPIGFATHPGTVEFDAAEFRYPGADDPVLSDIDFRVEPGTTTAIVGSTGSGKTTLIGLVPRLIDTTAGAVRVGGTDVKRLDPDELRSVVGLVPQRPYLFSGTVRSNLLHGKADATDDEIWEALRIAQAEDFVSAMPDGLDTKVSQGGTTVSGGQRQRLAIARALIRRPAIYLFDDSFSALDLTTDARLRAALRPATRDAAVIVVAQRISTIVDAEQIVVLDRGRIVGLGTHDELRQSCPTYAEIVESQMAMEERA
- a CDS encoding ABC transporter ATP-binding protein, with protein sequence MTRPGGPPMAAGPESKPRSFWPSIKRVVAQLASYRLLMTITLVSLVGSVVLIAIAPRVLGYATDLVFDGVIGRTLPDGLTKEQAVAGLRESGDDTFADMVSSMNVTPGVGVDFGAVGRVLLITLALYVVSSLLAWLAAYLLNIVVVGTIRRLRDDVEAKVHRLPLRYYDTMPRGELLSRVTNDLDNLSQSMQQTISQFANSVLTVIALLVMMIWISPLLALIAVATVPLAIIATGIIAKRSKPHFSAQWSSTGALNAQVEEAFTGHELVTAFGRQREIEATFDERNQKLYESSWRAQFISGVIMPTIMFLGNLNYVAVAVVGGLRVASGSLSLGEVQAFIQYSRQFTQPLTQIGSMINLMQSGVASAERIFDILDADEQSPDAAKPKTPADDKGLIEFDDVSFRYVEDKPLIENLSLVARPGHMVAIVGPTGAGKTTLVNLIMRFYDVDSGVIRVDGVDSTEMTRDDLRERTGMVLQDSWLFGGTIYDNIAYGDPTASRDEVMDAARMSHVHHFVRTLPDGYDTVLDDEGGGVSAGERQLITIARAFLARPTILILDEATSSVDTRTELLIQKAMANLRSDRTSFVIAHRLSTVRDADVIVVMEDGHIVEQGSHDELLAARGAYCRLYESQFTGAIEAS
- a CDS encoding YdeI/OmpD-associated family protein — protein: MADPDAPKLAVDTIEAWREWLQDNHDSSGGVWLVFWRKGSGREPIDYDECVREALCWGWIDGHTRVIDDRRRGMWFTRRGRNSGWSASNKARVADLAAAGRIQPAGQAVIEDAQARGLWTMFDDAEALIESPELAAALDANPVARANWDAFPPSVRKFGLSQLALAKRPETKTKRIATIVERAGRNERPS
- a CDS encoding SDR family oxidoreductase, with amino-acid sequence MILDRFRIDDQVAIVTGASRGLGAAIAVAFAEAGGDVVIAARSESDLEQVAERVRAAGRRARTVAVDLGDPDAAAALAQTAVDEFGRLDTVVNNVGGAMPRPLFDTSPKHLRDAFDFNVGNAHALVVAGSKQILATSGRGSIINITSAVGRLPGRAYAAYGTAKAALAHYTRIAAMDLNPKIRVNGIAPGAILTSALEIVAGDDGMRTAVETSTPLHRLGDPEDIAAAALYLASPAGAYVTGKILEVDGGIISPNLDLPIPDL
- a CDS encoding D-isomer specific 2-hydroxyacid dehydrogenase family protein — its product is MTPVAVALEPVRDEHLVAAIEGAGGQIVGLDDARVLVWIGPPADFPQLPDTVEWVALKTAGIEDFVAADILDDRRLWTNASGFYAENVAEHALALLLAGLRQINTAVLRHWDKERIDTAVRSLHGATVAIVGAGGIGASLAPRLRACGARVVAVNRSGRDVPGAHEIRRSDELDELWGTIDHVVLAAPATPETRHMINAESLAALPDHAWVVNIARGPLVDEEALYRALADGQIAGAALDVTDPEPPADDHPLWSLPNVIITPHVANPASGLTRELAPWVAENLRRFAAGEELLSVVSAGRDY
- the rnhA gene encoding ribonuclease HI; this translates as MTDSANPTTDDSSADPEAGSAVVEISTDGACLGNPGPGGWGAVLRYKGTEKRISGSEPDTTNNKMELTAAIEGLAALTRPSTVIIYTDSTYVRNGIMKWVNGWQANGWKTKDRKPVKNADLWRRLVEEEKRHQVEWRWVKGHAGDHFNEIADELATTAARSVSR
- a CDS encoding methyltransferase domain-containing protein, with translation MAVWDPTRYLQFADDRARPFLDLIAQIPTNPLSVVDLGCGPGHLTKHLRALWPAAEILGIDDSAEMVDRAIRDNTDPHANYDAVDVSQWTPHRPVDLMLSNAMFQWVPDHLDVIDGLLGHLTDGGAFALQVPNNTDSPTHAALAELASTEPYVGAFGDLRALPRLDAEMYLDFFAERDYLVNAWETTYFHVLDGQDPVFDWMSGTGARPYLQALTGDLRKQFVTDLKKRFAEAYPRREWGTVLPFRRTFAVATRR